One Paenibacillus crassostreae DNA segment encodes these proteins:
- a CDS encoding LacI family DNA-binding transcriptional regulator encodes MKKLTIEDVALQAGVSKSTVSQFLNKRYKYMSESTKARIEEVIKELNYQPNGLARSLKSNRTHMVGVIVANIDYTLSIQCIRAIESELQLHGIQVIICNADENPDKESKYIEMLLARQVDGLIIFPTGKNASSYSRLIEQNFPIVFLDRLVEQVTTHSLLLDNEMAVKIAIQELTQHQHERIALITLPHETHRITPRVERLSGYKRALEDNGLEIRDEYIRSVPKEEVQEMLDKLLHLQHPPTAILAGNDVVLAEMLKYCSTHNLQIPEDISVIGIDDADFAHIYNPNITTIGQPTHDMGKQAARILLQCIEEPGESVPIIYRFVPELHRGKSVRTITRI; translated from the coding sequence ATGAAGAAGTTAACTATTGAAGATGTTGCCCTACAAGCAGGAGTTTCTAAGAGTACAGTGTCTCAGTTCCTAAATAAAAGATATAAATATATGAGCGAATCCACAAAAGCGCGGATTGAAGAGGTTATTAAAGAGCTGAATTACCAACCTAATGGTCTGGCTAGAAGTTTGAAAAGTAATCGCACTCATATGGTTGGAGTCATTGTAGCGAATATAGACTATACTCTTTCGATCCAGTGTATCCGAGCGATTGAGAGCGAGTTACAATTACATGGAATTCAGGTCATTATCTGTAATGCAGATGAGAATCCAGACAAAGAGAGTAAGTATATTGAAATGCTGCTTGCTCGACAGGTCGATGGATTAATTATATTTCCAACGGGGAAGAATGCTTCTTCGTACAGTCGCCTGATTGAACAGAATTTTCCGATTGTCTTTCTGGATCGACTTGTTGAACAAGTCACGACACATAGTCTACTTCTAGATAATGAAATGGCTGTCAAGATCGCGATTCAAGAGCTAACACAACATCAACATGAGCGAATCGCGCTTATTACATTGCCTCACGAGACACATCGGATCACGCCTAGGGTGGAAAGATTGAGTGGGTATAAGCGGGCACTGGAGGATAATGGACTCGAAATTAGAGATGAGTATATTCGAAGTGTACCTAAGGAAGAGGTTCAGGAGATGCTGGATAAATTACTTCATTTACAGCACCCACCTACAGCAATTCTTGCAGGGAATGATGTTGTACTCGCGGAGATGTTGAAATACTGTAGTACGCATAACCTTCAAATTCCAGAGGATATCTCGGTGATTGGTATTGATGATGCTGACTTCGCTCATATTTACAATCCTAATATTACTACTATTGGTCAACCAACACATGATATGGGCAAACAGGCAGCGAGAATATTGCTTCAATGTATTGAAGAACCGGGAGAGTCTGTCCCGATTATTTATCGATTTGTACCTGAATTACATAGGGGAAAGTCAGTTAGAACAATAACTAGGATATAA
- a CDS encoding PHP domain-containing protein, whose amino-acid sequence MKIDFHFHLEEGSYSLAWLNRTGLALERTSRNHSNHTERNSRSWIEHITRSLARRMKEGCYSEDWVTRYLEQGRKKGIQKFGVVDHLYRFYEFKAYYEQFMVLDDSPLGRIQREWLDLVCTNSIDDYLSGMRNAARFYDELSIGVEADYFPGSKDTLKALLQPYQLDYIIGSVHCHNGLRFNHLDPQSPFTNEDPSTLYRQYYQTVIEAIHSGIFQFMAHLDHIKVFNNRPPEDELLVHYHEIAAALNVTQVATEINTGLVYQHPNMEICPSASFLTILKDYDVAITLSSDAHFPDEIGTMLDEAIQLAIEIGFKEIVYFKNKQRLTLPLNSSTDIPLISLAQ is encoded by the coding sequence TTGAAAATTGATTTCCACTTTCATTTAGAAGAAGGGTCCTATTCTCTGGCATGGCTTAATCGAACAGGATTAGCTTTGGAGCGAACTTCACGGAATCATTCAAATCATACAGAGCGTAACTCTCGATCTTGGATCGAACATATCACAAGAAGCCTAGCTCGCAGAATGAAGGAAGGTTGTTATTCTGAAGACTGGGTCACAAGATATCTTGAACAAGGTCGCAAGAAGGGGATTCAAAAGTTCGGTGTTGTAGATCATTTATACCGCTTCTATGAGTTTAAAGCTTATTATGAACAATTTATGGTATTAGATGACAGTCCGTTAGGTAGAATACAACGGGAATGGTTAGATCTCGTATGTACGAATTCCATCGATGATTATTTATCTGGAATGCGGAATGCCGCAAGGTTCTACGACGAATTATCTATTGGAGTTGAAGCGGATTATTTCCCTGGGAGCAAGGATACACTTAAAGCGCTTCTTCAACCCTACCAGCTAGATTATATCATTGGTTCTGTTCATTGCCACAATGGCTTGAGGTTTAATCACCTTGATCCACAGAGCCCATTTACTAATGAAGATCCCTCAACACTTTACAGACAATATTATCAAACGGTTATAGAAGCAATCCATAGTGGTATTTTTCAATTTATGGCGCACTTGGATCATATCAAGGTATTCAATAACCGTCCTCCAGAAGATGAATTATTGGTACATTACCATGAGATAGCCGCTGCCCTAAATGTTACACAAGTCGCTACAGAAATAAATACAGGTCTAGTCTATCAGCATCCAAATATGGAAATATGCCCTAGCGCTTCATTCTTAACGATTCTGAAAGATTATGACGTTGCGATCACCCTGTCCTCCGATGCTCACTTTCCAGATGAAATAGGAACGATGTTGGATGAAGCCATTCAACTTGCTATAGAGATTGGATTTAAAGAAATCGTTTATTTTAAAAATAAACAGCGTCTCACTCTCCCTTTAAATTCTTCTACGGACATTCCACTTATAAGCCTAGCACAATAG